One segment of Indicator indicator isolate 239-I01 chromosome 23, UM_Iind_1.1, whole genome shotgun sequence DNA contains the following:
- the ZCCHC4 gene encoding rRNA N6-adenosine-methyltransferase ZCCHC4 — translation MAASEAADAEALCGRGTGGLTLLGLAPSAPSCPHGPALLFVKTSQGKEEGRRFYACSACRDRKDCNFFQWEDEKVSETRLAAREEYNRTHQPSCTHRQNVERYKNFVLLPLAKRRFCQECQQLLLPPEWDKHSDHQLLYDISTAQLQSPSQLLYPLENKKTNAQYLFADRSCQFLLDLIIDLGFSRVLSVGTPRLHEMIQSKASKEEDFRVRSLLLDIDFRYSQFYKEDEFCHYNMFNHYFFAGEAGHETCRRFLRQGNGEKVIMVTDPPFGGLVEALASSFKRLMAMWKDTEKEDPISQEMPMFWIFPYFFESRILEFFPSFTMMDYQVDYDNHALYKHGKTGRRQSPVRIFTNLTPRMIVLPVEEGYRFCSICQRYVSSGNQHCEICNSCTSKDGRRWKHCFLCKKCVKPSWFHCNNCNCCALPTHACEKAAAGCFVCGQAGHKRSTCPSLSCSRAACQADKKQRQKITQKRVKMGISKRSAMKHTIFSRKKVKNKKKKT, via the exons ATGGCGGCCAGCGAGGCGGCTGACGCTGAGGCCTTATGTGGTCGGGGTACGGGTGGGCTGACCCTGCTCGGCCTGGCGCCCAGCGCACCCAGCTGCCCGCACG GTCCTGCTCTTCTGTTTGTAAAGACCAGccaagggaaagaggaaggaagaagattCTACGCTTGTTCAGCTTGTAGGGATAGAAAAGATTGTAACTTTTTCCAGTGGGAAGATGAGAAG GTGTCAGAAACTAGGCTTGCAGCACGTGAAGAATATAACAGAACCCATCAGCCTTCTTGTACCCACAGACAGAATGTGGAAAG GTACAAGAATTTCGTTCTGTTACCGTTAGCAAAGAGGAGGTTTTGCCAGGAGTGCCAGCAATTGCTCTTGCCACCCGAATGGGACAAACACTCGGATCACCAGCTCCTTTATGATATCTCCACTGCTCAGTTACAAAGTCCCAGTCAACTTTTATATCCACTGGAGAATAAAAAGACAAATGCACAGTATTTATTTGCAGACAGAAGTTGCCAGTTCCTATTGGATCTTATTATTGATTTAGGATTCAGCCGAGTGCTCTCTGTTGGGACACCCAG GCTTCATGAAATGATCCAGTCAAAAGCATCAAAAGAAGAAGATTTCAGGGTTAGAAGCCTTCTGCTAGATATTGATTTCAG gTATTCACAGTTTTACAAAGAGGATGAATTCTGTCACTACAACATgtttaatcattatttttttgctgGAGAG GCTGGACATGAAACTTGCAGGAGGTTCTTGCGTCAAGGCAACGGTGAAAAGGTCATCATGGTAACTGATCCCCCGTTTGGAGGTTTAGTGGAAGCACTGGCTTCTAGCTTTAAAAGACTGATGGCAATGTGGaaagacacagaaaaagaag ATCCTATCAGCCAGGAGATGCCCATGTTCTGGATATTTCCATACTTCTTTGAGTCTCGTATTCTTGAATTTTTCCCAAGCTTCACTATGATGGATTACCAG GTAGACTACGATAATCATGCACTTTATAAACATGGCAAGACAGGTCGTAGACAGTCTCCTGTCCGTATCTTCACCAACCTCACCCCAAGGATGATTGTGCTTCCTGTAGAAGAGGGTTATAG gttttGCTCTATATGTCAGCGTTATGTTAGCTCTGGTAACCAGCACTGTGAGATATGCAATTCGTGTACATCAAAA GATGGAAGACGATGGAAACACTGCTTTCTTTGCAAAAAATGTGTAAAACCCT CTTGGTTTCACTGTAACAACTGCAACTGCTGTGCTCTTCCAACCCACGCTTGTgagaaggctgctgctggctgttttgtttgtggCCAGGCAGGTCACAAACGCAGTACCTGTCCCAgtctttcctgcagcagagcagcttgcca agctgacaaaaagcaaagacagaaaattacTCAAAAGAGGGTAAAGATGGGGATCTCTAAAAGATCAGCTATGAAGCATACCATATTCTCAAGGAAGAAAgtaaagaataagaaaaaaaagacatga